A window of Pelagicoccus enzymogenes contains these coding sequences:
- a CDS encoding glycosyltransferase family 4 protein, which yields MKVAIDVAQTCRNRAGGGWHADSLARALAEELGKESVILYHHFGDWLNPDTRPGTEIEGVAEPFRAQTREEAREVWREIANGSPPPLAPDIVHSNSFMAPSVPTAKLVYTVHDLCFWTHPQFTSETNRSVCQKHLLLALQRACAFHFISETTRNDFENLLPGFLERSKKPHVVAQSGCRLEPPPPTASANPQKSPQSPWLFVGTIEPRKNVEALLDAYVEYAKRQDQPRPLHIIGGQGWESQATHNRISSLSRNNDIRYHGYVADERLKEHYRSAYALLCPSHYEGFGLPVIEAMSYGLPCIANSIPSIREFAEGSIELVDFSDIRSVCSAMLQLESEPERYSERRWQGLKTSSHFTWQRTASTLIDFYHQLI from the coding sequence ATGAAAGTCGCTATCGACGTAGCTCAAACCTGCAGGAACCGGGCAGGAGGCGGCTGGCACGCCGACTCGCTGGCAAGAGCCTTAGCCGAGGAACTCGGGAAAGAGAGCGTCATCCTCTATCACCACTTCGGAGATTGGCTGAACCCAGACACGCGGCCCGGAACCGAAATCGAGGGAGTCGCAGAGCCTTTCAGGGCGCAAACGCGAGAAGAGGCTCGCGAAGTTTGGCGAGAAATAGCAAATGGTTCCCCCCCTCCTCTGGCTCCCGACATCGTACACTCCAACTCGTTCATGGCCCCCTCCGTTCCGACAGCAAAGCTGGTCTACACGGTTCACGATTTGTGCTTCTGGACACACCCGCAATTCACATCCGAGACGAACCGGAGCGTTTGCCAAAAGCACCTGCTTCTCGCCCTGCAGCGAGCCTGCGCCTTCCACTTCATTTCCGAAACGACACGAAACGATTTCGAGAACCTCCTTCCGGGTTTTTTGGAACGGTCAAAGAAACCTCATGTGGTTGCCCAGTCGGGATGTAGGCTCGAGCCCCCTCCACCCACAGCCAGCGCCAATCCCCAGAAGTCTCCTCAGTCGCCATGGCTGTTCGTGGGTACCATCGAGCCACGAAAGAATGTGGAGGCGCTTCTGGACGCTTACGTCGAGTACGCAAAGCGTCAGGATCAGCCTCGCCCCTTGCACATCATCGGGGGACAGGGCTGGGAATCCCAAGCAACTCACAATCGCATTTCCAGCCTGTCACGAAACAACGACATACGCTACCACGGTTACGTAGCAGATGAGCGGCTCAAGGAACACTACCGCAGCGCCTACGCCCTGCTCTGCCCCAGCCATTACGAGGGATTCGGGCTTCCCGTGATCGAGGCGATGTCCTATGGGCTTCCCTGCATCGCCAACTCTATCCCTTCCATCCGGGAATTCGCAGAAGGCTCAATCGAGCTTGTAGACTTTTCAGACATTCGATCGGTGTGTAGCGCGATGCTTCAACTCGAGAGCGAACCCGAGCGTTACTCCGAACGAAGATGGCAAGGGCTGAAAACCTCCTCGCACTTCACCTGGCAGCGAACAGCATCCACCCTCATCGACTTCTACCACCAGCTGATCTAG
- a CDS encoding ABC transporter permease gives MDFIRLTLNALGLRAALENQQLLKQLTRRRISQQHKNTWLGKVWVVINPLAMLALYVFVFGYIFGGKFRETESDSPATYAFGVFLGLTIIHFVTEVLAFAPRSMADNEGLVKRTKIPLELIPTSITIAAAFHFSIGFLLCVLGLLAIGHPVGVQALWAIPVCLCLAVIAQGVSYLMAVLGTFVKDVSQIVPVLSLGILFSSAVFYPVEKIPAQAWAFLKFNPILHVVDTMRETVLWGHPPRLGFSLLALPIASLAIYFGSYFLFKSVQSKLADHI, from the coding sequence ATGGATTTTATCCGCCTAACACTCAACGCCCTCGGACTGAGAGCTGCCCTCGAAAACCAACAATTGCTGAAGCAATTGACGCGGAGGCGAATTTCGCAGCAGCACAAGAACACCTGGCTGGGAAAAGTCTGGGTCGTGATAAATCCACTGGCGATGCTCGCCCTCTACGTTTTCGTTTTCGGCTACATTTTTGGAGGGAAATTCAGAGAGACCGAGTCCGATTCCCCGGCAACCTACGCGTTCGGCGTTTTTCTCGGGCTAACCATCATTCATTTCGTCACCGAAGTTCTCGCTTTCGCTCCTCGCTCGATGGCCGACAACGAGGGACTGGTCAAACGGACCAAGATTCCCTTGGAGCTCATTCCCACCTCCATAACGATTGCTGCCGCTTTTCACTTCTCAATCGGTTTTCTCCTTTGCGTCTTAGGCCTTCTGGCAATCGGCCACCCAGTCGGCGTGCAAGCCCTCTGGGCTATCCCCGTTTGCCTATGCCTGGCAGTCATCGCTCAAGGAGTCTCGTACCTGATGGCTGTGCTCGGCACCTTCGTGAAAGACGTGAGCCAAATCGTACCTGTGCTCAGCCTCGGCATCCTGTTCTCGAGCGCCGTCTTTTATCCGGTCGAGAAGATCCCAGCCCAGGCTTGGGCCTTCTTGAAGTTCAATCCGATTCTCCACGTCGTCGATACCATGCGCGAGACCGTTCTGTGGGGACACCCTCCAAGGCTCGGTTTCTCCCTTCTGGCCCTGCCCATCGCCTCCCTCGCTATTTACTTCGGCAGCTACTTCCTATTCAAAAGCGTTCAGAGCAAACTCGCTGACCACATCTAA
- a CDS encoding ABC transporter ATP-binding protein — protein MLFKNKKKDSETTSPDHELPPGLALKVENVSKRFKNFEALRKVSFEVPRGQCLGIVGFNGAGKSTLLQIIADTLQASEGRVLTRGRVVAMLDLGAGFNPEYTGLENLYMNAAIFGVPQTVVDERLDEIEAFAEIGNFLRKPVKTYSSGMRVRLAFSLLTQIDPDIMIIDEALAVGDAYFAHKCTHLIKKYREEGKTFLFVSHSPTMVTSLCDRAILLDHGSVLRDGTPANILEYYGAMIAQLEREAEIKQIQKENGRTVTRSGNGKAKIVRFELTDEKDQPRRNFKINETIKVSCVIEAAETLQDPTIGFMIRDRFGNDVYGTNTLNLKKATGTLSESEQLEARFQTQLNLGLGEYSLTLAVHKGSNHLEGSYDWFDRLIVFQVLPNHEPAFSGVAYLPTTAIVTREIQALNRTYEIGSTIDFSDSGNSHRYRSAGWQLPESYQTWTNGNLSVLELTSESFPSQATLELHLTPFVCEALPSQNVEIRVNGTTKAKFQISETKRLSIPLEGLPKQGSLVIEFVTPDASSPAEFNLSSDKRVIALAFHQAKLLPVS, from the coding sequence ATGCTTTTCAAAAACAAGAAAAAGGATTCAGAAACCACTTCGCCTGACCACGAACTACCCCCGGGGCTCGCCCTCAAAGTCGAAAACGTCAGCAAGCGATTCAAGAACTTCGAAGCCTTGCGAAAGGTATCCTTCGAAGTCCCGCGGGGCCAGTGCCTCGGTATCGTCGGTTTTAACGGAGCCGGCAAGTCCACCTTGCTGCAGATCATAGCCGACACCTTGCAAGCCAGCGAGGGCCGCGTCCTCACGCGCGGCCGAGTGGTCGCGATGCTCGACCTGGGCGCCGGCTTCAATCCTGAGTACACCGGCTTGGAAAACCTTTACATGAACGCCGCCATTTTCGGCGTCCCTCAAACTGTGGTCGACGAGAGGCTGGACGAGATAGAAGCATTCGCAGAGATCGGAAACTTCCTCAGAAAACCAGTAAAAACCTATTCTTCCGGCATGAGGGTGCGCTTGGCCTTCTCCCTCCTCACCCAGATCGATCCGGATATCATGATCATCGACGAGGCTCTGGCAGTAGGCGATGCGTACTTCGCCCACAAATGTACCCACCTCATCAAGAAATACAGGGAGGAAGGTAAGACCTTTTTGTTCGTTTCACACTCTCCGACGATGGTCACCAGCCTCTGCGATCGCGCCATCCTCTTGGACCATGGCTCCGTTCTGCGCGACGGGACTCCCGCAAACATTCTCGAGTACTACGGGGCAATGATCGCGCAGCTCGAACGCGAGGCCGAAATCAAGCAGATCCAGAAGGAAAACGGCCGTACCGTCACGCGCTCTGGAAACGGAAAAGCCAAAATCGTTCGCTTCGAACTTACCGACGAGAAGGACCAGCCTAGGAGAAACTTCAAAATCAACGAAACCATCAAGGTTTCCTGCGTGATAGAAGCGGCAGAGACCCTGCAGGATCCCACCATCGGCTTCATGATAAGAGATCGCTTCGGGAACGATGTCTACGGAACCAACACCCTCAACCTGAAGAAAGCGACGGGTACGCTTTCGGAAAGCGAACAACTCGAAGCTCGTTTCCAAACGCAGCTTAACCTCGGCCTCGGAGAATACTCGCTTACCTTGGCTGTGCACAAAGGCTCCAACCATCTGGAAGGCTCCTACGATTGGTTCGACAGGTTGATCGTGTTTCAAGTTCTGCCCAACCACGAACCTGCGTTCAGCGGAGTCGCTTACCTTCCCACTACCGCTATCGTCACCAGAGAAATACAAGCGCTCAACAGGACCTACGAAATCGGTTCCACCATAGACTTTTCCGATTCCGGAAACTCCCACCGTTACCGATCCGCCGGCTGGCAGCTTCCCGAGTCTTACCAAACCTGGACCAACGGCAATCTCTCCGTGCTCGAGCTCACATCCGAGAGCTTCCCCAGCCAAGCAACCTTGGAGCTACACCTGACTCCTTTCGTTTGCGAAGCGCTTCCTTCACAAAATGTCGAGATTCGGGTGAACGGAACGACCAAAGCAAAGTTTCAAATTAGCGAAACGAAGCGATTGAGCATACCGCTCGAGGGCCTTCCGAAACAAGGTTCCTTAGTTATCGAATTCGTCACTCCAGACGCCAGCTCGCCGGCTGAGTTCAACCTTAGCTCGGACAAACGGGTAATCGCTCTCGCATTTCACCAAGCAAAACTGCTTCCAGTTTCCTAA
- a CDS encoding class I SAM-dependent methyltransferase, translating to MEALSKPPSLWTRISARKDKQYRESIIACLEAALDTARYSQSIEEKTAAEIQSLRNELLEIYGRKKSESPDNDRFYLEFENRYRGTADEIRKKQEPYLNYIKELFSASSNPTILDCGCGRGEWLKLLRDDGFTHSNGVDCNAAMVSQCQANGLNVERCDILSYLDNTEPDALEVITAFHLVEHFPFQDLLRFLTGCYRSLRSNGIAILETPNPRNIIVGATTFHFDPTHQKPLPSELLSFACEHVGFRVRDILQLNAHPDLEAAARFLPQESTLLKVGLESGLDYGIVIQKP from the coding sequence ATGGAAGCGCTATCGAAGCCCCCAAGCCTTTGGACTCGGATCAGCGCAAGAAAAGACAAACAGTACAGGGAGAGCATAATAGCATGCCTGGAAGCGGCACTTGATACAGCCCGCTACTCCCAATCGATAGAGGAAAAAACAGCCGCTGAGATCCAATCGCTGCGAAACGAGTTGCTCGAGATTTACGGCAGAAAAAAAAGCGAATCTCCAGACAACGATCGTTTCTATCTAGAATTCGAGAATCGATATAGAGGTACGGCTGATGAAATTCGGAAAAAGCAAGAACCCTACCTCAACTATATAAAAGAGCTTTTCTCCGCTTCCTCCAACCCGACTATATTGGATTGCGGATGCGGTAGAGGCGAATGGCTGAAACTATTGCGAGACGATGGATTCACCCATTCAAACGGGGTCGATTGCAACGCCGCTATGGTATCACAATGCCAAGCAAACGGCTTGAACGTAGAGCGTTGCGACATCCTCTCCTATCTAGACAATACCGAGCCCGATGCCTTGGAAGTTATTACCGCGTTTCACCTCGTTGAGCACTTTCCATTTCAAGACCTGTTGCGATTCCTGACTGGATGCTACAGGTCTCTCCGGTCAAACGGTATCGCAATCTTGGAGACCCCCAATCCTCGAAATATCATCGTCGGCGCTACCACCTTTCACTTCGATCCCACCCATCAGAAACCTCTCCCCTCCGAGCTGCTCAGCTTCGCTTGCGAACACGTCGGCTTCCGCGTCCGAGACATATTGCAACTCAACGCTCATCCCGATCTCGAGGCTGCCGCCCGATTCCTTCCACAGGAATCAACGCTACTAAAGGTAGGGCTGGAATCAGGACTGGACTACGGAATCGTAATTCAGAAACCCTAG
- a CDS encoding LacI family DNA-binding transcriptional regulator, translated as MSDSPSMKSIAALAGVSVMTVSRALRKHPEVKAATRERIQKIATELGYRKNPFISALMEHRRSGKPIDIPPVIAHVHCFPHGTVVRRNLINIREGILRQAQQQGFTVDEFFLNEPGMTPHRLVDILRSRNIRGAIFEHFFDHDVTLDIDLSGIAAVALAHTLKRPALNRVVIGEYLSVEIAVAELRSRGYRRIGLAIYGRQDEDARIRRESAWLLYQTSLPDDEKIPLLKSGRYNLEEYFPSWYESHRPEVILSTYGRVPKLLEGIKEGLSKKVGYVRLGWNDEDRAHGIAGIDPDWRQVGVSAANNVIEQIYRGEFGVPEKPIVTMIEGRWVDGKTVRPALPHCQ; from the coding sequence ATGTCAGATTCGCCTAGCATGAAATCCATCGCCGCCCTCGCTGGCGTTTCTGTCATGACGGTCAGCCGGGCCCTGCGCAAGCACCCGGAGGTCAAAGCGGCCACTCGAGAGCGGATCCAAAAAATCGCGACGGAGCTGGGCTACCGGAAGAATCCCTTCATCTCAGCGCTGATGGAGCACCGCCGCAGCGGCAAGCCCATCGACATTCCGCCCGTCATCGCCCACGTGCACTGCTTCCCCCATGGCACGGTCGTTCGCCGCAATCTGATCAACATCAGAGAGGGCATCCTGCGACAAGCCCAGCAGCAGGGCTTCACGGTCGACGAATTTTTCCTCAACGAGCCCGGCATGACGCCCCACAGGCTGGTCGACATCTTGCGCAGCCGCAACATTCGCGGGGCCATCTTCGAGCACTTCTTCGATCACGACGTCACCCTCGACATCGACCTCTCGGGAATCGCCGCCGTCGCCCTCGCCCACACCTTGAAGCGCCCTGCCCTCAACCGCGTCGTGATCGGCGAGTACCTTTCCGTGGAAATCGCGGTCGCCGAACTGCGCAGCCGCGGCTATCGGCGGATCGGACTCGCCATCTACGGGAGGCAGGACGAGGATGCCCGCATTCGCCGCGAGTCCGCTTGGCTTCTCTATCAAACGAGCCTGCCCGACGACGAAAAAATTCCCCTCCTCAAGTCAGGCCGCTACAATCTGGAGGAGTACTTTCCCAGTTGGTACGAGAGCCACCGCCCAGAAGTTATCCTCTCCACCTACGGGCGCGTCCCCAAGCTTTTGGAAGGCATAAAAGAAGGCCTGAGCAAGAAAGTCGGCTACGTGCGGCTCGGTTGGAACGACGAGGACCGCGCTCACGGCATCGCCGGCATCGACCCCGATTGGCGGCAAGTCGGCGTATCCGCTGCCAACAACGTGATCGAGCAAATCTACCGCGGCGAGTTCGGCGTTCCCGAAAAGCCCATCGTCACTATGATCGAAGGGAGATGGGTGGACGGGAAAACCGTGCGTCCCGCTCTTCCGCATTGCCAATAG
- a CDS encoding MoaD/ThiS family protein: protein MPKVSFTANLRRHVDCPEQVVTASTVAEALEIVFADHPRLKTYVLDEQGTLHRHMAILVNGQAIRERQHFALPVAEDDEIFIMQALSGG, encoded by the coding sequence GTGCCCAAGGTATCCTTCACCGCGAATCTGCGCCGCCACGTCGATTGCCCCGAGCAAGTCGTGACCGCCTCCACCGTTGCCGAAGCACTGGAAATCGTCTTCGCAGACCACCCCCGGCTCAAGACCTACGTGCTCGACGAGCAAGGCACCCTCCACCGCCACATGGCCATCCTCGTTAACGGCCAAGCCATCCGGGAACGCCAGCACTTCGCCCTGCCCGTAGCTGAGGATGACGAGATATTTATCATGCAAGCCCTATCCGGAGGATAA
- a CDS encoding WD40/YVTN/BNR-like repeat-containing protein — protein MQQNLLVSTRKGLFTFDQSAPNEWTVRNTAFLGDAVTLAMVDPRSGHSFAALNHGHFGVKLHRKTKGLDEWSEITSPAYPDFPDGREPDRCPMRDIEIPWKLELIWALAPGGDDQPGRIWCGTLPGGLFKSDDHGDSWTFIRSLWDVPERARWMGGGYDYPGIHSVCVDPRDSNHVTVAISCGGIWETYDDGDTWSQIGQGLRNDYLPPDQAFDPVAQDPHIMVQCPSSPDHLWVQHHNGIFKSTDGGKTFSEIKEAGPSVFGFASAVHPQKPDTAWFVPAIKDEQRIPVDGKLVVTRTRDGGASFETLKEGLPQAHAYDLVYRHALAIDSSGYQLALGSTTGNLWTTKNQGDSWTLASSTLPPIASVCFF, from the coding sequence ATGCAGCAAAACCTACTCGTAAGCACCCGCAAAGGCCTTTTCACCTTCGACCAATCCGCACCCAACGAATGGACCGTGCGAAATACCGCCTTCCTCGGCGATGCCGTAACCCTCGCCATGGTCGATCCCCGCAGCGGACACAGCTTCGCCGCCCTCAACCACGGGCACTTCGGCGTAAAGCTCCATCGCAAAACCAAAGGCTTGGACGAGTGGAGCGAGATCACCTCCCCTGCGTATCCAGATTTTCCTGACGGACGCGAGCCGGACCGCTGCCCCATGCGCGACATCGAAATTCCCTGGAAGCTCGAACTGATTTGGGCGCTGGCGCCCGGAGGCGACGACCAACCCGGCCGCATCTGGTGCGGCACCCTGCCCGGAGGCCTCTTCAAGTCCGACGACCACGGCGACAGCTGGACCTTCATTCGCTCGCTCTGGGACGTCCCCGAACGCGCCCGCTGGATGGGCGGCGGATACGACTATCCCGGCATCCACTCCGTCTGCGTCGATCCGCGAGACTCGAACCACGTCACCGTCGCCATCTCCTGCGGAGGCATCTGGGAAACGTACGACGACGGCGACACTTGGTCACAGATCGGCCAAGGCCTCCGCAACGACTACCTGCCTCCCGACCAAGCCTTCGACCCGGTCGCCCAAGACCCCCATATCATGGTGCAATGCCCAAGCTCGCCCGACCACCTCTGGGTGCAGCACCACAACGGAATCTTCAAGTCTACCGACGGCGGAAAAACGTTCTCCGAAATCAAAGAAGCCGGACCTAGCGTCTTCGGCTTCGCCTCCGCCGTTCATCCCCAAAAACCGGATACAGCATGGTTCGTTCCGGCTATAAAAGACGAGCAACGCATTCCGGTAGACGGCAAGCTCGTCGTCACCCGCACCCGAGACGGCGGTGCAAGCTTCGAAACGCTCAAGGAAGGCCTTCCCCAAGCGCACGCCTACGACCTCGTGTACCGACACGCCTTGGCCATCGACAGCAGCGGATACCAACTCGCCCTCGGCAGCACCACCGGCAACCTATGGACCACGAAAAACCAAGGCGACTCCTGGACCCTGGCGTCCAGTACCCTTCCTCCCATCGCCAGCGTCTGCTTCTTCTAG
- a CDS encoding TAXI family TRAP transporter solute-binding subunit — protein sequence MTLSKTFLKANLWVFAAVAVLVFVLFQFVDPAPPKRISIASGSETGRYYELAQRLKEELRQEGVELNIVKTAGSQENLELLTAADRPVSIAFVQSGMEEIFEAGEAQLHGLTSLYYEPIWLIYRKSLEVEFVSDLRNRRVAVGERGSGTKAVAEFLLNENGLLSGDGKAELVEVGGEAAASLLESGEIDAGFFMVSAESDMIRRLIGIEGFDFLSMRRHEAYRARYRSLSSVAITEGLLDLKENLPPEDRVVLAAVATLVVNDSFHPSLTPIVLEAMRRVVSEGGVLEQRDEFPSGENVGYPLTKEADHYFEYGPPFLLRFMPFWAASLVDRLVILVIPLLVILIPMAKLAGPVYRWRIRYRIYKWYKFLRETDQKIVGGTIQEDLDAERERLEKLEDELASVEVPLSYSDELYHLRQHVEYVSRRLNAIESARPKAEE from the coding sequence GTGACTCTCTCAAAGACTTTTCTCAAGGCGAACCTTTGGGTTTTCGCGGCGGTGGCGGTGCTGGTGTTTGTCCTGTTCCAGTTTGTGGATCCTGCCCCGCCGAAGCGGATCTCGATCGCGAGCGGGAGCGAAACGGGTCGTTACTACGAGCTGGCCCAGCGCCTGAAGGAGGAGCTGCGGCAAGAAGGGGTGGAGCTGAACATCGTCAAGACGGCGGGCTCCCAAGAAAACTTGGAGCTGCTCACCGCGGCGGATCGCCCGGTGTCTATCGCCTTCGTGCAAAGCGGCATGGAGGAGATTTTCGAGGCAGGTGAGGCTCAGTTGCATGGCTTGACCAGTTTGTACTACGAACCGATTTGGTTGATCTACCGCAAGTCCTTGGAAGTGGAATTCGTGTCGGATTTGCGAAATCGCAGGGTTGCGGTGGGCGAGCGGGGGAGCGGCACCAAGGCGGTCGCCGAATTTTTGCTGAACGAGAACGGCCTGCTATCGGGGGATGGAAAAGCGGAGCTGGTAGAGGTGGGAGGAGAGGCCGCGGCGTCGCTTCTCGAGTCGGGTGAAATCGACGCCGGCTTCTTCATGGTTTCGGCGGAGAGCGACATGATTCGTCGTTTGATCGGCATTGAGGGCTTCGACTTTCTCAGCATGCGGAGGCACGAGGCCTATCGAGCCCGCTACCGTTCGCTTTCCAGCGTAGCGATCACCGAGGGTTTGTTGGACTTGAAGGAGAACCTGCCGCCTGAAGACCGGGTGGTTTTGGCTGCGGTGGCGACCTTGGTAGTGAACGATAGCTTTCATCCCTCGCTCACCCCCATCGTTCTGGAGGCCATGCGTCGCGTCGTTTCAGAGGGAGGCGTATTGGAACAGCGGGACGAATTTCCCTCCGGCGAAAACGTGGGCTATCCTTTGACCAAGGAGGCGGATCATTATTTTGAATACGGGCCGCCGTTCTTATTGCGCTTCATGCCTTTTTGGGCGGCTTCGCTGGTGGACCGGCTCGTTATCTTGGTCATTCCGCTGCTGGTGATCTTGATCCCCATGGCGAAGTTGGCCGGTCCGGTATACAGGTGGCGGATACGCTATCGGATTTATAAGTGGTACAAGTTTTTGCGGGAGACCGACCAGAAGATCGTGGGCGGCACCATACAGGAAGATTTGGACGCGGAACGGGAGCGCTTGGAAAAGCTGGAGGACGAGCTCGCTTCGGTGGAGGTTCCGCTTTCCTACTCGGACGAGCTGTATCACCTTCGCCAGCACGTGGAGTATGTGTCCCGACGTCTGAATGCGATCGAGTCAGCGCGGCCGAAGGCGGAGGAATGA
- a CDS encoding RNA polymerase sigma factor, giving the protein MSESESLLPSDEDLLARCRRGDERAFRSVVERYHGRLLATATGMLGPGMDAEAVVQDGLLRFYRNLEKFEGRSALGTYLTRIVMNQALKLLRQRQRWYRRFLSSDDPEHGVAEGSEEARIGQLEDEERARQIRAAVQQLKPEFRSVVVLRFLNEYSTEECARVLGIPQGTVMSRLSRALDKLAPLLKDLNQLSRSQ; this is encoded by the coding sequence ATGTCTGAAAGCGAATCGCTTTTGCCAAGCGACGAAGACCTGCTCGCGCGTTGCCGACGGGGCGATGAGCGGGCTTTTCGCAGCGTCGTGGAACGTTATCATGGGCGTTTGCTTGCCACTGCGACGGGGATGCTGGGGCCGGGCATGGACGCGGAAGCGGTGGTGCAGGATGGGCTGCTGCGCTTTTATCGGAACCTGGAGAAGTTCGAGGGGCGTTCCGCTCTGGGGACCTACCTTACCCGCATCGTCATGAACCAAGCCTTGAAACTACTGCGGCAGCGCCAGCGTTGGTATCGGCGGTTCCTGAGCAGCGACGATCCGGAGCATGGGGTGGCGGAGGGGAGCGAGGAGGCCCGCATCGGACAATTGGAAGACGAGGAACGGGCCCGCCAAATCCGAGCCGCCGTGCAGCAGCTCAAGCCCGAGTTTCGCAGCGTGGTGGTGCTGAGGTTTTTAAACGAATATTCGACCGAGGAATGCGCCCGGGTGCTGGGGATTCCTCAGGGTACGGTGATGTCTCGCTTGTCTCGAGCGCTCGACAAACTGGCCCCGCTGCTGAAAGATCTAAACCAACTATCGCGATCCCAATGA
- a CDS encoding TolC family protein: MKKPSRPRFAACAVTALMALASAVADETSPLALTLPQAITIALDSNIALQRSGLAVETRNAGVEQAQADYSPDLNLRLSENVGLSSSTEGGIFEGEGRWSDSASASLSSSLSLYDGGTRKASLELAKAELEAASLDFDRDRQALLFNTVSQYFQSVLRSKEIAIQEEELATRIEELERIQIDVENGIRTQSEYLRQQAQVSNSERLLAQARNTYANSLYALKNTLRIPAPQAIVCEDPYQGIENPDTLAEPNLSTSLAALQTRADLSAQRARLYSAEQDLEIARSGKRPSVSASASLGTGYSSNAAGSFSDQALRDKPRASAGISVSIPIFDKRRTELATVRSRIALQQEELFLDSLRLAAETALYQAEQNYQTAKLQLAASQNQLAATESALEAELSRYEAGAATLLEVNSLRSSRLDAAVAVEEARFALFTSRLGISYEDGTIETFLRDTLQLAN; the protein is encoded by the coding sequence TTGAAAAAGCCATCCCGCCCACGATTCGCAGCCTGCGCCGTCACCGCCTTGATGGCCCTGGCCAGCGCCGTCGCCGACGAGACCAGCCCACTAGCCCTCACGCTGCCGCAAGCTATCACCATCGCTCTCGACAGCAACATCGCCCTGCAGCGCTCAGGACTCGCCGTGGAGACCCGCAACGCCGGCGTCGAGCAGGCTCAAGCCGACTACTCCCCCGACCTCAACCTGCGCCTTTCCGAAAACGTCGGCCTCAGTTCAAGCACCGAAGGCGGCATCTTCGAGGGCGAAGGACGTTGGAGCGACTCGGCTTCCGCTTCCCTCAGCTCCTCGCTATCGCTCTACGACGGCGGAACCCGCAAGGCCTCCCTCGAACTCGCCAAAGCGGAACTGGAAGCAGCCTCCCTTGACTTCGATCGCGATCGCCAAGCACTCCTTTTCAACACCGTTTCCCAATACTTCCAGTCCGTGCTGCGCAGCAAGGAGATCGCCATCCAGGAAGAGGAGCTCGCCACCCGCATCGAGGAACTGGAGCGTATCCAGATCGACGTCGAGAACGGCATCCGCACCCAGTCCGAATACCTGCGCCAGCAAGCCCAAGTCTCCAACAGCGAACGCCTGTTGGCCCAAGCTCGCAACACCTACGCCAACAGCCTCTACGCCCTCAAGAACACCCTGCGCATTCCCGCCCCCCAAGCCATCGTCTGCGAAGATCCCTACCAAGGTATCGAGAATCCAGATACTCTGGCCGAGCCAAACCTCTCCACCTCGCTCGCTGCCCTGCAAACCAGAGCCGACCTGTCCGCCCAACGCGCCCGCCTCTACTCCGCGGAACAAGACCTGGAGATCGCTCGCTCCGGCAAGCGCCCGAGCGTCTCCGCCTCCGCCTCCCTCGGCACCGGCTACTCCAGCAACGCCGCCGGATCCTTTTCCGACCAAGCCTTGCGCGACAAGCCGCGAGCCAGCGCCGGCATCTCCGTGAGCATTCCCATCTTCGACAAGCGTCGCACCGAGCTTGCCACCGTACGGTCCCGCATCGCCCTCCAGCAAGAGGAGCTCTTCTTGGACAGCCTGCGGCTGGCCGCCGAAACCGCCCTCTACCAAGCCGAGCAAAACTATCAGACCGCCAAGCTGCAGCTGGCCGCCTCCCAAAACCAATTGGCCGCCACCGAGTCCGCTCTCGAAGCCGAACTCTCCCGCTACGAAGCCGGAGCCGCCACCCTGCTGGAAGTGAACAGCCTGCGCTCCTCCCGTCTCGACGCCGCCGTAGCGGTAGAAGAAGCCCGCTTCGCCCTCTTCACCAGCCGTCTCGGGATTTCCTACGAGGACGGCACTATCGAAACTTTCCTGCGCGACACCCTGCAACTTGCCAACTAA